A window of the Citrus sinensis cultivar Valencia sweet orange chromosome 9, DVS_A1.0, whole genome shotgun sequence genome harbors these coding sequences:
- the LOC102613545 gene encoding shikimate O-hydroxycinnamoyltransferase-like produces MATYHVPLVYFYQQPSDCSNFFDAGILKEALSNALVPFYPIAGRLGWNESGRLEISCNAEGVLFLMAETDSVIDDLGDFTPSSQLQQLVPAVDYTKDITSHPLLVLQVTYFKCGGACLGVGFHHTLADGTSTLHFINTWADMACGFPMTSTPLIDRIIVHARVPPSPSFHHTEYDPPLSMNNPTQIKEFQCSPVPTSVATLKLSLDQINTLKASAKKDHLGTDINYSTYEVLAAHIWRCMCRARKLPSTQASKFYISMSGRSRLNPPIPSTYFGNVIFFTTPIALSGDIQSEQLIFTVERIRKAVKQMDNKYLTSALACLRQHHDVMTLRHGPHNCRSPNLKLVSWVNLPPYDADFGWGRPVSMGLANVIIGGISFILPNSTGDGSLSLVICLETHQMELFKKFYEFQLALRGKM; encoded by the exons ATGGCAACATATCATGTCCCTCTTGTGTATTTTTACCAGCAGCCAAGTGattgttctaatttttttgatgCTGGAATTCTTAAGGAGGCTTTGAGCAATGCTCTTGTGCCGTTTTATCCAATTGCTGGAAGGCTGGGATGGAATGAAAGTGGAAGACTTGAGATAAGTTGTAATGCAGAGGGAGTTTTATTCTTGATGGCTGAAACGGATTCTGTTATTGATGATTTAGGTGACTTCACGCCAAGCTCGCAACTTCAGCAGCTCGTTCCAGCTGTCGATTATACAAAAGATATCACTTCTCATCCCCTCCTTGTATTACAG GTAACTTATTTCAAGTGTGGAGGAGCCTGTCTAGGAGTTGGGTTCCACCACACATTGGCAGATGGAACTTCAACTCTTCATTTCATCAATACATGGGCTGACATGGCATGTGGCTTTCCAATGACCAGCACACCGTTGATTGATCGAATAATAGTTCATGCTAGGGTCCCACCCTCTCCTTCATTTCATCACACCGAATATGATCCTCCTCTTTCCATGAATAACCCTACCCAAATTAAAGAATTCCAATGCAGTCCCGTGCCCACTTCTGTTGCTACACTTAAACTATCCCTTGATCAAATCAACACCCTTAAAGCAAGTGCAAAGAAAGATCATCTTGGAACCGATATCAATTACAGCACTTACGAGGTCCTAGCAGCTCATATATGGCGTTGCATGTGCAGAGCACGTAAGTTGCCGAGTACTCAAGCAAGCAAGTTTTACATTTCCATGAGTGGACGATCCAGATTGAATCCTCCAATCCCATCTACGTACTTTGGTAATGTAATCTTTTTCACTACTCCAATTGCATTATCAGGTGATATTCAATCAGAACAGCTGATTTTCACTGTCGAAAGAATTCGAAAGGCTGTAAAACAAATGGATAATAAGTACTTGACTTCAGCTCTTGCTTGTCTCAGACAACATCACGATGTAATGACACTGAGGCATGGACCTCACAATTGCAGGAGTCCTAATCTAAAGTTAGTCAGCTGGGTAAATTTGCCTCCATACGATGCTGATTTTGGCTGGGGACGTCCAGTATCTATGGGACTAGCTAATGTCATTATCGGAGGTATATCTTTCATATTACCAAATTCAACCGGTGACGGGAGTTTGTCATTGGTTATATGCTTGGAGACACATCAAATGGAGCTCTTCAAGAAGTTCTACGAATTTCAATTAGCATTAAGAGGAAAAATGTAG